In Flavobacterium endoglycinae, one DNA window encodes the following:
- a CDS encoding DUF5686 family protein — MRLFCFLTLFFTLSIQAQFQINGIVTDADNKPLPFATITTVDNNNTITDVDGKFILNFSSKSSFFTVSYIGFQTKKIAIDENKKFYPISLVQKTDDLKEVVVSNENPALTIIKKVIANKNNNNPQKKLKTFEYKTYNKLIVTANPDSIQGRIDSSATYKDLEKKKINIDSSDYKFKEIITKQHLFQTEKVSQYQFGDHKLKETVLGTKIAGFKNPIYEVIAFNLQSISIYDNKYELFETKYENPISNTAPASYNYKLLDTVNIKGRETFMIYFKHKRKSSGLEGVLYIDQENFAIAKAVMRIKGVLDISGIHEFEYVPSEKIWFQSNTTFKIVKGKNDDDIKILGGTIQFDGDISDDFEPRKKTASDFTYLLSESNNFDIHYNNPTVIKNPSLYIEIKDDASQKPEEFWNTYRKATLDEKSEKTYELLDSLSVNRRIEKRLGFGRKILNGYIPVGPVDLDLKKIISYNNYEGFRLGLGGITNEKFSKNFRIEGYSAYGTKDGVVKYNLGIGFLLDKNTNTWLNGSYTDDIREIASTVFAVDKRVFKIYDPRPINISTFYKYDSWKANIQTKIIPKTEAVVELARTYVEPKFDYLFNYNEHLYSNYIMTTAMVSIVWAPFSDFMQTPTGRNESDKRFPRFTFQYTQTLPNVLGNDFTFGKIDFKTEYEKKYLNGQKTSLLLQGGYAMGDAPLTHLYNTMPNNLTKETVIQRITFAGRNSFETMFFNEFFSSQYVFFQAKHGFKRMQIVKKVSPSLVLVTRMAWGHMENPEQHVGPSYKTLDKGFFESGLELNKIYKGFGLGGFYRYGPNQLLKFEDNIAVKISYVIDLGL; from the coding sequence ATGAGGCTTTTTTGTTTCTTAACTTTATTTTTTACGCTTAGTATTCAGGCGCAGTTTCAAATAAACGGAATTGTAACCGATGCAGACAACAAACCTCTTCCGTTTGCAACCATTACTACTGTAGATAACAACAATACAATTACAGATGTCGACGGAAAATTCATTTTAAATTTCAGTTCAAAATCAAGTTTTTTTACGGTTTCTTATATTGGTTTTCAAACTAAAAAAATTGCTATAGACGAAAACAAAAAGTTTTATCCGATTTCTTTAGTGCAAAAAACAGATGATTTAAAAGAAGTGGTGGTTTCAAATGAAAATCCAGCTTTGACGATAATCAAAAAAGTTATTGCCAATAAGAACAATAACAACCCACAGAAAAAGCTCAAAACTTTCGAATATAAAACTTATAATAAACTTATTGTTACCGCAAATCCTGATTCAATTCAGGGAAGAATAGATTCTTCTGCCACTTATAAAGATCTTGAGAAAAAGAAAATCAACATCGATTCATCTGATTATAAGTTCAAAGAAATCATTACCAAACAACATTTATTTCAAACTGAAAAAGTTTCACAATACCAATTTGGCGATCATAAGCTTAAGGAAACAGTGCTTGGCACCAAAATAGCTGGTTTTAAAAATCCTATTTATGAAGTTATAGCTTTTAACCTGCAGTCGATTTCTATTTACGATAATAAATATGAACTTTTTGAAACCAAATACGAAAACCCAATTTCGAATACCGCTCCTGCTTCGTATAATTACAAACTTCTTGACACCGTAAACATAAAAGGCCGCGAAACTTTTATGATTTATTTTAAACATAAAAGAAAAAGCTCTGGTCTTGAAGGTGTTTTGTATATCGACCAAGAAAATTTTGCCATTGCAAAAGCAGTTATGCGTATTAAAGGCGTTTTAGACATTAGCGGTATTCATGAATTTGAATATGTGCCGAGCGAAAAGATATGGTTTCAGAGCAATACCACTTTCAAAATTGTAAAGGGAAAAAATGATGATGATATTAAAATTTTAGGAGGTACCATTCAATTTGACGGCGATATCTCTGACGATTTTGAGCCGAGAAAAAAAACTGCTTCGGATTTTACCTATTTGCTTTCTGAAAGCAACAATTTCGATATTCATTATAACAATCCCACTGTTATTAAAAATCCATCACTTTATATTGAAATTAAAGATGATGCGAGCCAGAAACCTGAAGAATTCTGGAATACTTACCGAAAAGCAACATTAGACGAAAAAAGCGAAAAAACTTATGAATTGCTAGACAGTTTATCTGTAAATCGAAGAATTGAAAAACGTCTTGGTTTTGGCCGAAAAATATTAAACGGTTACATTCCAGTTGGTCCAGTTGATCTGGATTTGAAGAAAATAATCAGCTATAATAATTATGAAGGATTCCGTTTGGGACTTGGAGGCATAACTAATGAGAAATTTTCAAAAAACTTCAGAATTGAAGGATATAGTGCTTACGGAACAAAAGATGGTGTTGTAAAATACAATCTGGGCATTGGATTTTTATTAGACAAAAACACCAACACTTGGTTAAACGGATCGTATACTGATGATATTCGAGAGATTGCGAGTACCGTTTTTGCGGTTGACAAACGTGTTTTTAAAATCTATGATCCACGACCAATCAACATTAGTACTTTCTATAAATACGACAGCTGGAAAGCCAATATTCAAACGAAAATTATTCCGAAAACAGAAGCGGTTGTTGAATTAGCCAGAACGTATGTTGAACCTAAGTTCGATTATCTTTTTAATTACAACGAACATTTGTATTCAAATTATATTATGACAACGGCAATGGTTTCTATTGTTTGGGCGCCTTTTAGCGATTTCATGCAGACACCAACCGGAAGAAATGAATCAGATAAACGATTTCCAAGATTTACATTTCAGTATACGCAAACGCTGCCAAACGTTTTAGGAAATGATTTTACTTTTGGAAAAATAGATTTCAAAACCGAATACGAAAAGAAGTATTTAAACGGACAAAAAACAAGTCTGCTTTTACAAGGTGGTTATGCAATGGGCGATGCCCCGTTAACGCATTTATACAACACAATGCCCAACAACCTTACGAAAGAAACCGTAATACAGCGTATTACTTTTGCGGGAAGAAACAGTTTTGAAACGATGTTTTTTAATGAGTTTTTCTCGAGTCAATATGTGTTTTTTCAGGCCAAACACGGATTTAAACGAATGCAGATCGTGAAAAAAGTAAGTCCTTCTTTGGTTTTGGTTACCAGAATGGCTTGGGGACATATGGAAAATCCGGAACAACATGTTGGTCCTTCTTATAAAACTTTAGACAAAGGTTTCTTCGAGTCTGGTCTTGAGCTCAACAAAATCTACAAAGGTTTTGGTCTAGGCGGATTCTATCGTTACGGACCGAATCAATTATTGAAATTTGAAGATAATATCGCGGTTAAGATTTCTTATGTTATTGATCTAGGGCTTTAA
- the frr gene encoding ribosome recycling factor, whose protein sequence is MTEEIDFILESTEESMNGSIAHLEKEFLNIRAGKASPAMLGGVFVDYYGSATPLSQVSKISVPDARTITLQPFEKNMLSAIEKAIMVANIGFNPMNNGDVIIISVPPLTEERRRDLAKQAKAEAEDAKIGIRNSRKDANTDIKKLEKEGTSEDICKSAEEEVQNLTNAYIKKIDELLALKEAEIMKV, encoded by the coding sequence ATGACTGAAGAAATCGATTTTATATTAGAAAGCACTGAAGAATCTATGAACGGTTCTATTGCACACTTAGAAAAAGAATTTCTAAATATTCGTGCAGGAAAAGCTTCTCCAGCAATGCTTGGAGGTGTTTTTGTTGATTACTACGGATCTGCAACACCACTTTCTCAAGTATCAAAAATTAGTGTTCCTGATGCTAGAACAATTACATTACAGCCGTTTGAAAAAAACATGCTGTCTGCAATTGAAAAAGCAATTATGGTGGCTAATATTGGTTTCAACCCAATGAACAACGGAGACGTAATCATCATCAGTGTGCCACCTTTAACAGAAGAGCGCCGTCGTGATTTGGCAAAACAAGCCAAAGCAGAAGCTGAAGATGCAAAAATTGGTATTCGTAACTCTCGTAAAGATGCTAATACAGACATTAAAAAGTTAGAAAAAGAAGGAACTTCAGAAGATATCTGTAAATCTGCAGAAGAAGAAGTGCAAAACTTAACAAATGCATACATCAAAAAAATTGACGAATTATTAGCTTTAAAAGAAGCTGAAATCATGAAAGTCTAA
- the pyrH gene encoding UMP kinase — MKYKRILLKLSGEALMGDLQYGIDPKRLGEYADEIKQIHDKGVEIAIVIGGGNIFRGVAGASSGMDRVQGDYMGMLATVINGMALQGALEDKGMKTRLQTALKMESIAEPYIKRRADRHLEKGRIVIFGAGTGNPYFTTDTAAVLRGIEINADVILKGTRVDGVYDSDPEKNAAAVKFDFISFDDVIKKGLNVMDTTAFTLSQENKLPIVVFDMNKIGNLLKICEGENIGTVVNI, encoded by the coding sequence ATGAAATATAAAAGAATTCTTCTAAAACTTAGCGGAGAGGCCTTAATGGGTGATTTACAATACGGAATTGACCCGAAAAGATTAGGCGAATATGCAGATGAAATTAAGCAGATTCACGACAAAGGAGTAGAAATTGCTATCGTTATTGGAGGAGGAAATATTTTTAGAGGCGTTGCCGGTGCAAGCTCAGGAATGGACAGAGTGCAGGGAGATTACATGGGAATGCTTGCTACTGTAATTAACGGAATGGCTTTGCAGGGCGCACTTGAAGACAAAGGAATGAAAACGCGTTTGCAGACTGCTTTAAAAATGGAATCTATCGCAGAACCTTATATCAAAAGAAGAGCAGATCGCCACCTTGAAAAAGGCAGAATCGTAATTTTTGGTGCCGGAACTGGAAATCCATACTTTACAACTGATACCGCAGCAGTTTTAAGAGGTATCGAAATCAATGCTGATGTAATTTTAAAAGGAACCCGTGTTGATGGTGTTTACGATTCAGATCCTGAAAAAAATGCAGCAGCCGTAAAATTTGATTTCATTTCTTTTGATGATGTAATCAAAAAAGGATTAAATGTAATGGACACTACTGCTTTTACTTTAAGCCAGGAAAACAAACTTCCAATTGTTGTTTTTGATATGAACAAAATTGGAAACCTTCTAAAAATCTGCGAAGGTGAAAACATTGGAACTGTAGTAAATATATAG
- a CDS encoding thioredoxin family protein encodes MKSIVAKALFNSHSYVEYRKLVTDLLSEGKSTGSQQSESLTNYSKLNEARMNRLEKTITISEDVISKLQHLNNHYIWLVISEGWCGDAAQILPILNKMALASNKKIDLRIVLRDENDELMNQYLTNGGRAIPKVIVICKEAGIVRADWGPRPKGATELMNNHKRDVGAIDEKIKTDLQLWYLADKGISVQQELVEIMENIKYNRL; translated from the coding sequence ATGAAAAGTATTGTAGCCAAAGCATTATTCAATAGTCATTCGTATGTTGAATATCGAAAATTAGTTACTGATCTGCTTTCTGAAGGTAAATCAACCGGAAGCCAACAATCTGAAAGCCTTACCAATTATTCTAAGCTTAACGAAGCAAGAATGAACCGACTGGAAAAAACCATCACCATTTCTGAAGATGTTATTTCAAAACTGCAGCACTTAAATAATCATTATATCTGGCTTGTGATTTCTGAAGGCTGGTGCGGAGATGCAGCGCAGATTTTGCCTATTTTGAATAAGATGGCTTTAGCATCAAATAAAAAAATTGATCTTCGAATCGTACTTCGGGACGAAAACGACGAATTAATGAACCAGTATCTGACCAATGGCGGAAGAGCAATCCCAAAAGTCATTGTTATTTGTAAAGAAGCCGGAATTGTTCGTGCGGATTGGGGACCAAGACCAAAAGGCGCAACAGAATTGATGAACAATCATAAAAGAGATGTTGGAGCCATTGACGAGAAAATAAAAACAGATTTACAATTATGGTATCTGGCCGATAAGGGAATTTCTGTTCAACAAGAGCTTGTGGAGATTATGGAAAATATAAAATATAACCGATTATAA
- the truB gene encoding tRNA pseudouridine(55) synthase TruB: MAPEEYLNGQVLLIDKPLKWSSFQAVNKLKYLLINKVGLPKKFKIGHAGTLDPLATGLLLICTGKFTKKISELQGQAKEYTGTFYIGATTPSYDLETEIDQTFPTSHIDEALIHETVKQFLGEIDQKPPIFSAIKKDGVRLYEHARAGESIEIESRKTTIHEFEITRIALPEIDFRVVCSKGTYIRSLAYDFGKAMNSGSHLTVLRRTKIGDYDVKNAIDITLFEESLK, from the coding sequence ATGGCACCTGAAGAATATTTAAACGGACAAGTTTTATTGATTGACAAACCATTAAAATGGAGTTCGTTTCAAGCTGTCAATAAATTAAAATACCTTTTGATTAATAAAGTTGGACTTCCAAAAAAGTTCAAAATTGGCCATGCAGGAACTTTAGATCCTTTAGCAACCGGACTTTTATTAATTTGTACTGGAAAATTCACAAAAAAAATCTCCGAGCTGCAAGGTCAGGCAAAAGAATATACAGGAACATTTTACATTGGAGCGACTACTCCATCGTATGATTTAGAAACTGAAATCGATCAGACTTTTCCAACTTCTCATATTGATGAAGCTTTGATTCATGAAACTGTAAAACAATTTTTAGGCGAAATCGATCAAAAACCGCCTATCTTCTCGGCTATTAAAAAAGATGGTGTTCGTTTGTACGAGCATGCGCGTGCAGGAGAATCTATAGAAATCGAAAGCCGAAAAACGACCATTCATGAATTTGAAATAACTAGAATTGCCTTACCTGAAATTGATTTTAGAGTAGTCTGCAGTAAAGGAACTTATATTCGTTCATTGGCTTATGACTTTGGAAAAGCCATGAATTCAGGTTCTCATTTAACAGTTTTGCGACGAACAAAAATTGGCGATTACGACGTAAAAAATGCAATTGACATCACGTTATTTGAAGAAAGCCTGAAATAG
- a CDS encoding undecaprenyl-diphosphate phosphatase, protein MNTLQAIVLAIIEGITEFLPVSSTGHMIIASSFFGIAKDDFTKLFTIVIQLGAILSVVILYFKRFFQTFDFYFKLLVAFIPAVVLGLLLSDFIDDLLENPVTVAISLLIGGIILLKVDEWFNKPNDPEVSSEITYAKALKIGFFQCLAMIPGVSRSGASIVGGMSQKLTRTSAAEFSFFLAVPTMLGATVKKCYDYYKAGFELSHDQINLLIIGNIVAFIVALLAIKTFISFLTKNGFKVFGYYRIIAGIILLLIHFFIHPLTII, encoded by the coding sequence ATGAACACATTACAAGCTATCGTTCTTGCTATTATTGAAGGAATTACTGAATTTTTACCCGTTTCTTCAACAGGCCACATGATTATTGCCTCTTCATTTTTTGGAATCGCTAAAGACGATTTCACTAAACTTTTCACCATTGTAATTCAGCTTGGCGCAATACTTTCGGTTGTTATTTTATACTTCAAACGTTTCTTTCAAACATTTGATTTCTACTTTAAACTTTTAGTTGCTTTTATCCCTGCTGTGGTTTTAGGATTATTATTGAGCGATTTTATCGACGATTTGTTAGAAAATCCAGTTACAGTTGCGATCTCTCTTTTAATTGGAGGTATTATTTTATTAAAAGTAGACGAATGGTTCAACAAACCAAATGATCCTGAAGTTTCTTCTGAAATCACATATGCAAAAGCACTGAAAATTGGATTTTTTCAATGTCTGGCTATGATTCCTGGAGTTTCACGAAGCGGTGCCAGTATTGTAGGTGGAATGTCTCAAAAATTGACCAGAACTTCTGCTGCCGAATTTTCATTCTTTTTAGCCGTACCTACCATGTTAGGTGCAACAGTAAAAAAATGCTATGATTATTACAAAGCCGGATTTGAATTGTCTCACGACCAGATAAATCTTTTAATTATCGGTAACATTGTTGCTTTTATTGTAGCTCTTCTAGCGATTAAAACTTTTATTAGTTTTTTGACTAAAAATGGTTTTAAAGTATTTGGCTATTACCGAATTATTGCCGGAATCATTTTATTATTGATTCACTTTTTCATTCACCCGCTTACGATTATATAA
- a CDS encoding DUF3098 domain-containing protein has product MKNDNNKEQQQKQEFLFDGINYKILLIGIAVITLGFILMSGGGSDNPNVFNEDIFNFRRIRLAPTTVLIGFGITIYSIFKKTK; this is encoded by the coding sequence ATGAAAAACGATAATAATAAAGAACAACAGCAAAAACAAGAATTCCTTTTTGACGGGATTAACTACAAAATCTTATTAATCGGAATTGCCGTTATTACTTTAGGATTTATTTTAATGTCAGGCGGAGGAAGCGATAATCCAAATGTTTTCAACGAAGATATTTTTAATTTTAGACGTATTCGTTTAGCTCCAACTACTGTTTTAATTGGTTTTGGAATCACGATATATTCTATTTTCAAAAAAACTAAATAA
- a CDS encoding cell division protein FtsX, with protein MSSNFDKFQKRRLISSYFSVVLSVFLVLFLLGVLGLFIINSNKLADDFKEKIAMTVFFKNEANDSIIKAFNTELKRAPYAKSFVYVTKEKAAKEHTDIIGEDFLTFLGENPLLNSYDIHLKADYVERDSILEIESNLRKNTMISDIVYDKQLVNLVNDNIKKVSMWILIISGFLTVIAVLLINSSLRLSIHSNRFIIKTMQMVGATKSFIRKPFVMRSVKLGMLGAALAIIALIALLGYVETNFPGLGILEDKALIGLVLVAVFGLGVLITWVSTHFATQRFLNLRTDDLY; from the coding sequence ATGAGTTCTAACTTTGATAAATTTCAAAAACGCAGGTTAATTTCCTCTTATTTTTCGGTAGTATTAAGTGTCTTTCTAGTTTTATTCCTTTTAGGAGTACTGGGATTATTTATTATTAATTCTAATAAACTGGCTGACGATTTTAAAGAAAAAATTGCAATGACCGTTTTCTTTAAAAATGAAGCAAACGATAGTATTATCAAAGCTTTTAATACTGAATTGAAAAGAGCACCTTATGCTAAATCATTTGTCTATGTCACAAAAGAAAAAGCAGCGAAAGAACACACTGATATTATCGGCGAAGATTTCCTTACATTTTTGGGAGAAAATCCATTATTGAATTCTTATGATATTCATTTAAAAGCAGATTATGTTGAAAGAGACAGCATTTTGGAAATTGAAAGCAATCTGCGTAAAAACACTATGATTTCTGATATTGTTTATGACAAACAATTGGTAAATCTGGTAAACGACAACATCAAAAAAGTTAGTATGTGGATTTTGATCATCAGTGGTTTCTTAACAGTTATCGCAGTATTATTAATCAATAGTTCACTGCGTTTATCGATACACTCAAACCGTTTTATTATTAAAACCATGCAGATGGTTGGCGCGACAAAATCTTTTATTCGCAAGCCATTTGTAATGAGAAGCGTAAAATTAGGAATGCTTGGGGCAGCTTTAGCAATAATTGCTTTAATTGCTCTTTTAGGATATGTAGAAACTAATTTTCCTGGTTTAGGAATCTTAGAAGATAAAGCTTTAATCGGGTTGGTGTTAGTAGCCGTTTTTGGATTAGGGGTTTTAATTACATGGGTAAGCACACATTTTGCAACACAACGTTTCTTGAATTTAAGAACTGACGATCTTTATTAA
- the leuS gene encoding leucine--tRNA ligase, whose translation MKYNPNEIDAKWQKYWAENQTFAAKNNSETRGEAEQSEAKPKHYVLDMFPYPSGAGLHVGHPLGYIASDVYSRFKRHQGFNVLHPMGYDSFGLPAEQYAIQTGQRPEDTTRVNIDGGVDKEGKQIAGYRKQLDKIGFSFDWGREVRTSNPDYYKHTQWIFIQLFNSWYNKNSDKAEDIATLVSVFEKEGNANVNAVSDDNIAVFSAEEWNALSSDEQEKILLQYRLTYLAETEVNWCPGLGTVLANDEIVNGVSERGGFPVIRKKMTQWSMRISAYAERLLNGLNDIDWSESIKESQRNWIGKSVGAMVTFNVIPTTNNQQPETISVFTTRPDTIFGVTFMTLAPEHDLVAKITTPEQKAQVEAYIEKTSKRSERERMADVKTISGAFTGAYAEHPFTKEPIPVWIGDYVLAGYGTGAVMAVPCGDERDYAFANFFKGQNGMQEVKNIFANVDISEAAYGSKDNVEIANSDFLNGLNYKEGTKKAIEKLEEIGQGTGKTNYRLRDAVFSRQRYWGEPFPVYYVNGLPKMIDSQHLPIILPEVEKYLPTEDGLPPLGNAAVWAWDSVQNSVVSTQLIDNVNIFPLELNTMPGWAGSSWYWMRYMDAHNENEFASKEALAYWESVDLYIGGSEHATGHLLYSRFWNKFLKDKGFAPTEEPFKKLINQGMILGTSAFVYRIEGTNSFVSKNKIGDHKVQPIHADVSMVNSSDELDVEKFKSWREDYADAEFILDDNGKYIVGREVEKMSKSKYNVVTPDDICAEYGADTLRLYEMFLGPLEQAKPWNTAGISGVFGFLKKLWRLYFDDNGLIVNNDEPTKDNLKSLHKTIKKVAEDIENFSFNTSVSQFMICVNELSSQNCHSRAILEPLAILVSPYAPHIAEELWSQLGHTTSISEVAFPVFEEKHLVETNKEYPVSFNGKMRFTIELPLDLTAAQIEEIVMKDERTQRQLDGRTPNKVIIVPGKIINLVG comes from the coding sequence ATGAAATACAATCCAAACGAAATAGACGCCAAATGGCAGAAGTATTGGGCAGAAAATCAAACTTTTGCTGCCAAAAACAATTCTGAAACTCGAGGCGAAGCCGAACAGAGCGAAGCTAAACCGAAGCATTATGTTTTAGACATGTTTCCTTATCCATCAGGAGCAGGACTGCATGTTGGGCATCCGCTGGGATATATTGCTTCAGATGTTTATTCTCGTTTTAAAAGACATCAAGGTTTTAATGTTTTGCATCCGATGGGATACGATAGTTTCGGATTGCCAGCAGAACAATATGCAATTCAAACAGGTCAGCGTCCAGAAGATACAACTCGCGTAAACATTGACGGCGGCGTAGATAAAGAAGGAAAACAAATTGCTGGTTACAGAAAACAATTGGATAAAATTGGTTTTTCTTTTGACTGGGGACGTGAAGTTCGTACCTCAAATCCAGATTATTACAAACATACACAATGGATTTTTATTCAATTGTTCAACTCTTGGTACAATAAAAATTCTGATAAAGCCGAAGATATTGCAACATTAGTTTCTGTTTTTGAAAAAGAAGGAAATGCCAATGTAAATGCAGTTTCTGATGATAATATTGCTGTTTTCTCAGCAGAAGAATGGAATGCGCTTTCATCAGACGAACAAGAAAAAATCCTTTTACAATACAGATTGACTTATTTGGCAGAAACAGAAGTAAACTGGTGTCCTGGTTTAGGAACTGTTTTGGCTAATGACGAAATCGTAAATGGAGTTTCAGAACGTGGAGGATTTCCGGTTATCCGTAAAAAAATGACACAATGGAGCATGCGAATTTCTGCTTATGCAGAGCGTTTGCTTAATGGTTTAAATGATATTGACTGGAGCGAATCGATCAAAGAATCGCAAAGAAACTGGATTGGAAAAAGTGTTGGAGCAATGGTTACTTTCAATGTAATTCCAACAACCAACAACCAACAACCAGAAACTATTTCAGTTTTCACAACAAGACCTGATACTATTTTCGGAGTAACCTTTATGACTTTGGCACCAGAGCATGATTTGGTGGCTAAAATTACAACTCCAGAACAAAAAGCCCAAGTTGAAGCGTATATCGAAAAAACGTCTAAACGTTCTGAACGTGAACGTATGGCTGATGTAAAAACGATTTCAGGTGCATTTACAGGAGCTTATGCGGAACATCCGTTCACAAAAGAACCAATCCCGGTTTGGATTGGGGATTATGTTTTGGCAGGTTACGGAACAGGAGCGGTTATGGCGGTTCCTTGCGGCGACGAAAGAGATTATGCTTTTGCTAATTTCTTTAAAGGCCAAAACGGAATGCAAGAAGTTAAAAACATTTTTGCCAATGTTGATATTTCTGAAGCCGCTTACGGATCTAAAGACAACGTTGAAATCGCAAATTCTGATTTCTTAAACGGATTAAATTATAAAGAGGGAACTAAAAAAGCGATCGAAAAACTGGAAGAAATTGGTCAGGGAACTGGAAAAACCAATTACCGTTTGCGTGATGCTGTTTTCTCTCGTCAGCGTTATTGGGGTGAGCCATTCCCAGTGTATTATGTGAATGGACTTCCAAAAATGATCGATTCTCAACACTTGCCAATTATTTTGCCAGAAGTAGAGAAATATTTACCAACCGAAGACGGATTGCCGCCATTAGGAAATGCTGCAGTTTGGGCTTGGGACAGTGTTCAGAATTCAGTGGTTAGTACTCAGTTGATAGACAATGTCAATATTTTTCCTTTAGAATTGAATACAATGCCAGGTTGGGCGGGAAGTTCATGGTATTGGATGCGTTATATGGATGCGCACAATGAAAATGAATTTGCAAGTAAAGAAGCTTTGGCGTATTGGGAAAGTGTAGATTTGTACATTGGAGGAAGCGAACACGCAACGGGCCACTTATTGTATTCTCGTTTCTGGAACAAATTCTTAAAAGACAAAGGTTTTGCGCCAACCGAAGAGCCATTCAAAAAACTGATTAATCAGGGAATGATTTTAGGGACTAGTGCTTTTGTTTACAGAATCGAAGGAACGAATAGTTTTGTATCTAAAAATAAAATTGGAGATCATAAAGTACAGCCAATCCATGCTGATGTTTCAATGGTGAATTCTTCTGATGAATTAGATGTTGAAAAATTCAAATCTTGGAGAGAAGATTATGCTGATGCGGAATTTATCTTAGATGATAACGGAAAATACATTGTAGGCCGCGAAGTTGAAAAAATGTCAAAATCGAAATACAATGTAGTAACTCCAGATGATATTTGTGCAGAATATGGTGCAGATACATTACGTTTGTATGAAATGTTTTTAGGGCCATTGGAGCAGGCAAAACCTTGGAATACGGCTGGTATTTCAGGTGTTTTTGGGTTTCTTAAAAAATTATGGAGATTGTATTTTGATGACAATGGTCTAATCGTAAACAACGACGAACCAACAAAAGACAACTTGAAATCGTTGCATAAAACCATCAAAAAAGTAGCAGAGGATATTGAGAATTTCTCTTTCAATACTTCAGTTTCTCAGTTTATGATTTGCGTTAATGAATTGTCTTCTCAAAATTGTCATTCAAGAGCGATTTTAGAACCATTAGCCATTTTGGTTTCACCTTATGCGCCGCATATTGCTGAAGAATTATGGTCGCAATTAGGACATACAACTTCAATTTCTGAGGTTGCGTTTCCTGTTTTTGAAGAAAAACATTTGGTTGAAACCAATAAAGAATATCCAGTTTCTTTCAACGGAAAAATGCGTTTCACAATCGAATTACCTTTGGATTTAACCGCAGCGCAAATCGAAGAAATCGTCATGAAAGACGAAAGAACACAAAGACAATTAGATGGTAGAACACCAAATAAAGTAATTATTGTTCCTGGGAAAATCATCAATTTGGTAGGATAA
- a CDS encoding alpha/beta fold hydrolase: MKKYIILIIAFLFSALCLNVFGQTKQFPFEVLKTGSGDQSIIFIPGFASSGDVWNETRATFENQFTCYTLTMAGFAGRQPQPNASFEKWKTGIANYIKENKIDKPIVIGHSMGGGLALALASDYPDLIGKIVVVDALPCLAAMTDPAFKSKENNDCSASVSQITGMTNDQFYDMQKQTMPRLLQNQTKLDMVVDWSMKSDRTTFGQMFCDFYNVDLRNRIAQIKCPALILLESYFINLKPTIEDQYKNLKTANFQYATNGLHFIMYDDTAWYLQQLSTFLKS, from the coding sequence ATGAAAAAGTATATCATCTTAATTATCGCATTTTTATTTTCAGCATTATGTTTAAATGTTTTCGGACAAACCAAACAATTTCCGTTTGAAGTTTTAAAAACTGGAAGCGGAGATCAATCTATTATATTTATTCCGGGTTTCGCCTCTTCTGGTGACGTTTGGAATGAAACCAGAGCCACATTCGAAAATCAATTTACTTGTTATACACTTACAATGGCTGGTTTTGCCGGAAGACAGCCACAGCCAAATGCCTCATTTGAAAAATGGAAAACCGGAATCGCTAATTATATTAAAGAAAATAAAATTGACAAACCCATTGTAATTGGTCACAGTATGGGCGGCGGACTGGCACTTGCTCTTGCATCTGATTATCCCGATTTAATTGGTAAAATTGTAGTCGTAGATGCGCTTCCTTGTCTGGCTGCCATGACTGATCCCGCTTTTAAATCAAAAGAGAATAACGATTGTTCGGCCTCGGTAAGTCAAATCACAGGAATGACCAATGATCAATTTTACGATATGCAGAAACAAACCATGCCAAGACTTTTGCAAAATCAAACCAAATTGGATATGGTGGTGGACTGGAGTATGAAATCAGACAGAACGACTTTTGGACAAATGTTTTGTGATTTCTATAATGTCGATTTAAGAAACAGAATCGCACAGATAAAATGTCCAGCTTTAATTCTATTAGAATCTTATTTTATAAATTTAAAACCGACTATTGAAGATCAGTATAAAAATTTAAAAACGGCTAATTTTCAATACGCCACAAATGGGCTGCATTTTATTATGTACGATGATACAGCTTGGTATTTACAGCAATTAAGTACTTTTTTAAAATCGTAA